The DNA segment CTCCACCTGCACCGAACCTGGACCGCCGAGGGTTACCGCAAGCTGCGGCCGCTGCGGGTGGTAGGGCTATTTGTCTTTCTGCTGGCTTCCTTCCTTTTGGCCAGCCCCCTCGTTGCGTTGCTGGCACCCCCCCGCTTGCTCACCGCGCTACCGCAGGAGCTTTTTTACCTGGGCGTACGGCCGTGGGTGACCGGCAGCCTGCTGGTGCTCTGGCTGGTCGCCGAGCTTTTGTTGCCCCGGCGCTGGGTTTGCCGGGCCCTCTGCCCGGTGGGGACGCTGTGGAACTTCCTGCGCACACCCTGGACACTAGCAGTGCGGTTTGACCCTTCCCTGTGCGTGGACCCCAAGGTCGCTCCCTGTCACCTCCACTGCCCCTGGGGCATCGATCCCCGCTCCATGGGCCGTTTTGACGGCTGCACCAACTGTTTGCGCTGCGTGGAGGGCTGCCCCTCCCACGCCCTGGAGGTCGGCTTTCGCCCCTCTGCCGGTCGCCCGCCGGGCAAGTCTGGAGAGTGACTATCTCTCTTGCGCGTCAGGCCGGACCTGGCGGAGGAGGCGCCAGGCCCAAAAGGCCAGGCCAGCCAACAGCAGCAGCAAGGCACCGGCATTCACCATCCGGTACCGCTCGCTGAAAGGCCGGAAAGGCAGGGGAGCCTCAGGAGCAAAGGCCGGGTTGGGCAATACCGGCCCCAGGGGCGCTTCGTGGGAGTCCACCGTTGGCATTCGGGACAGGCTGGCGGCAAGGTCGTAGCTGGGCGCTTGCAGGTCGGGGGCGCCCAGGTACAGGGCATAAGAGCCCGGGGTCTTGGCTTCAAAGAGCAGCTGCTGGAGGCGGTATTCCCCCCACGCCGCCTGCAGGGTCAAAGGTGGGTTGTCCCCGTTTTCCACCATTAGCCGCAGGTAGCGCTTGGAGGTGGTCACGGGCAACTGGAGCCCCTCGGCTCCTCCCGCCCGGTACAAAACCCCGCCCCCCACCGGCACCCAGAGGGAGCCTCCCTCGGAGCCCTGCACCGTGACCCGGCGCTCAAAGCGGGCGTCGGCCACCTCCAGGGTGAGCTGGTGGAGCGGTACGCCGCTTGCCCCGGCGTCCAGGTAAAAAGCGGTGAGCCGGGAAGAGGGGTTTTCCTCCCTTCGCACCAAAACCAGCGGGATGCGCCCCAAAGGCTCGGAGCTTTCCGGGGGGCGGAAATGGAGTGCGCCGCCGGTTACCGGAACCGGCGGTTTGCCGGCTTCGCCTTTCAGGGTTACCCGCAGGTAGCGGGCTGCAGAACGGGGGTATGCGACCTCCACCCGCTGGGAAACCACACCATCGCTGGTCACCCGGAACACCACGCCTTCCGAAAGCTTTCCCCACTGGCGGCGGTCCTCGCTGACCTCCACCACCCAGTGGCGGAGAAACTCGTTACCCTCCAGCTGCAGGGTCAACTGGTTGTGGGGGGCGGGGCTTTCGCCCACATCAAAGGTGGCCTGGCTGCTTCCATCGGGGAAGACCACGGGGTCCAAAAGCTCCACCGGCAGGTCAGTGGCAGCCTGGGGTGCCGGAATGTTCCGCAGGACCCAGGGCACCTCTTGCCCACCGGCCCCCAGGATGCGCAGGTCTGCAAAGTCCCCCGGGGAACGGCTGGCCCGGTATAGCTCCGGAGGCACCGGAACGGTGGCGAGACCCGGTGCCGCCACCACGGCGGTGGCCTTAAAGGCGAACTGCCTGACCTCCACCGCGCCCCCGGGGTCGGCCGGCCACGCTAAAAGCACCCAAAGCCCGGCCCCGGTACGCAAAAAGCCAAAGAGGCGTGGGCCAAACCGAGCGTACAAAAAGCCCGCTCCCAGAAGCAGCACCCCCACCGCCACCAGCACAAGAACCTGGGAAAGGCGGGGCAGCCGCCAGATGTCCCAGAAAACCAGCTTGCCCAGGGTCAAGCTCAGCACGGTCAGGCCCAACCAGCGGTGGAGCAGCTCCCGCAGGGCAAAGCCTAAACCCAGGAGCACCGCCCCATACCCACCCATGGCCAGGGTGGCGGTCACCGCCAACTTGGTGCGTTGGGCAGCCAGGCTTTTCTGGGCCTGCGCCCAGAAAACCCCGAACTCGTCGCGAGTCACGTCTTTGGCCGGCAAGCGGGGCAGCTGGGTCACCAAACGCTGGCTTTCGCGGATGACCAGCCCCAAAAGCAACCCGTGGGCAATCACCAAACAGATCCCGGCGCTCAAGCGCCAGGGACCGCTCGCTTCCTCTCGTCCCAGGCTGCGGGCAGCCACCAGCAGCGCCACAGCCACCCCGGCCAGGGCCAAAGCTTTCGGGTTCAAAAGCGGCGTGGGCTGCAGCGCTCCTTCGCGGCCGGCTGTGGCCAGAAAACGAGCCAGCTCCCGGCGGGGGGCCTGAGCGTCCACGAACACCACTCGGCCCAAGCTTAAAAGGAACAGCACCCCCGCCCCCAAAAGCCAGCGTCGGTCGCGGGCGCGGGCTGCCAGCACCGCCACCGCTGCCGCCAGCAGGGCCCACAGCAGCGTCACCGTGACCCCGCTAAAGGCCAGCACCACCGCCAAGGCGGCCAGGGCCACCCCTTCCCCCAAAAGCGCGCTGGCAGCGCCCCGGGCCTCGGGATGACGGCGCAGGGTGAAAACGCCAACTGCAAACACCGCCAGGGCAGCAGCGGCGCTCACCAGGGCCCGGGTTGTTCCCGCTTCCGCCGGGGTAGCCCGCAGCAGCACCGCCACAAAGGCCGCCGGGGCAGCTACGGCCGCAACAACAACCCCCCGTGCCGCTTCCTCTCCCCGGCGCAGCAGCTCCCGGCCGGCAGCGGCCAGGTAAACGCCGGCCCAGAGGGCAGCCAAAGCCAGAAACACCGGCTCCGGCGGCTTGGTCTTGGGCGCTCCCAAAAACCACCCGAAAGCGGCCACTAGACCTGCGGGCCAAGCCAACCACGTTTTTTCTGCCCACTCCCCCAAAAGCACCAGAGCAAGACAGGTGAGCACCGCGGCCCCCGCCAGCAATTCTGGGTGGTGCGGCAAGCTCACCAGGACCATGACCGCCAGCGCAAGCCCCCCCGCCACAGCCAGGATCTTCCACGCCACCCCGACGGTGGCGCTCCCAGCGGTGCGGCGTGCCGCAAGGACGAGGTTTACGGCGTAAACCGAAAGCCAGGCACCGGCCAGCACCAGCATGATGAGGGGCTCCTTGCGGGCGCCGCTGGTGCGAACCGCGAGGATCAGGAAAGAAACGGCCAAAGGGAGCCCTAAGAGAGGCAAGTTTTCGCCGCCGCGCAGCACGCTCACCGCCACACCCGCCGCCACCACCATGGCCGCCGCTAGCGCCGGTGGCCGGTCCGCCAAAAGCGCCCCCCATCCCCAGTGGAGGTAAACCACGCCGGCCAACAGCAGGGCCTGCGGCGCCAAAGACGTCCACTCCCGCCGGCGAGCGGCGCCCGCCACCATCACCCACTGGGCACAAAAGGCCGCCACCGCCAAAAGCGGCACTGCGCGGGCGGAAAGCGTCCAGTACGCCCCGGCGGAACCGGGGACAGGCATTCCGGTTACCGCATCCAGGGCTGGTGGGGAAACGTCAAAAAACCGGGCAAACCACGCCACACCCAGAACCACGCTCCCGAAGACCGCAAGCCAAACGGCCCAGCGAAAGCGCAAGGGCACCGCCACAAAGAACGCCGCGGTGGTGACCAGCAGAAGGTACGCCGCCAGCCCCAGGGGCCGGTCCTCACCGGTGGAGAGCAAAACCGGGTTGGCCAAGGCCGCCAAAAGCGCCATCACCAGGGTGACCTGGGAGCGGTACCGGTAGGCCAAAAGCCCACCCAAGCCGGCCACCACCGTCAGCGCCACGAACGCCACCAGCACCGGGACCAACCGGTAAAAGCCGTACGCTGCAAAAGAGGACACGTAAAGCAGGGAAAGCCCAACCCCCAAGAGGCCCTGGAGGTAGCCACGATGGACGCGGTCAGAGAGCTTTTCCGCAAAAATCAGAACGGCCGCGCCCAGCCCTGCCCCCAGGGCCACCCGGCCCCAGGGGCCAATCCAGTTGTTGTCCACCGCGTACTTGAAGAAGTACATGGCCCCCAAGATTAAAACCGCCGCCCCTAAGCGGGTAAACCAGGTCACGCCGATGCGCTCCTCCAAGCTGGGCTTAGGTCCCGGCGTTTCCGGTGGCGCCGGTAGTGGCGACGATGGGGTGACCGGGGTTGCCGGGGTGACCGTGGGCGCCGATGGGGTGGTCGGGGAAACCGCCGGCGCGGGAGCTGGGGGCTGGGAGGGAGCCGGCGCTTCTTCCGGCTTGGGGGTTGGTTTTGGCTTTTCCGCCGGAAGCCCCATTTGCTGCAACCGGGCCAGCTGCTCGCTGAGCTGTTGCACGTGCTGGATGGCTTGGCGGGCCCGGCCAGCAGCCTGCAAGGCCACAATGAGCGCCGTTACCGGTATACCGAGGATCAACACTGCAAAGAAAAGGAAAACAAGCCCTTCCCACCCCATGGTTTTTTCTCCTTCCTTATCCGCAGGTGCATTCTACCAAGATGGTCGGGATTTGCTCCGCGGACTCCTACGCCCCGTTTGATCCCACAGGTTAGTTTGGCCGTTGACACGAGAGAGCTATGTGTCTATATTTCGCGCGGGGACAAAACGTGCAAGTGGCCTTTTTTTGCTGTTTCATTCCCTCACTGCTTCGCCGCTAGCGCTTTTAACCGGGCTCCCGAGTGTTTGCCCAAAGGGGGTCTAGACCCGGGGAAATCGCTGGAGCGGTTCACGGGGAACTCGCGAAGAGCATGGGTGGAGCCGACGCGGATTGCAGGGTCAGGAGGTGCTGGGGGGCTTATGAGCCAGGAAACCAAAACGATGAACGTATTCGAACGGTATTTGACCCTTTGGGTGGCCCTGTGCATGGTGGTGGGGGTTGCCCTGGGCAAGTTGTTCCCGGGCTTGACGTCTTCGCTGCGGGGGTTGGAATTCGGCGAGGGATCGCAAATTAACGTGCCCATTGCTGTGCTGATTTGGCTCATGATTTACCCGATGATGTTGAAGATTGATTTCGGCTCCATAGCTCGGGTAAGCCGCAAGCCCAGGGGCCTTTTGATCACAATGGTGGTGAATTGGTTGGTGAAGCCTTTTTCCATGGCGGTCATTGGCTGGCTGTTCTTCAAAAAGGTGTTTTTACCACTTATTGGCCCCGAATTGGCGAGCCAGTACATCGCCGGGGTCATTATCCTGGCGGCCGCGCCGTGCACTGCCATGGTTTTTGTGTGGTCCTACCTTTCCGATGGAGATCCTGCATACACGCTGGTCCAGGTGTCGGTCAACGACCTCATCATGCTGGTTGCCTTTGCGCCCATTGTGAAGCTGTTGGTATCGGGAGCTACAGACCTGCAGGTTCCCTTTAAGGTGTTGCTCTATTCGGTTTTGGTTTTTGTGGTGATTCCCCTGGCTGCCGGCTCGCTTACCCGCTGGTGGTTCATTCGCAGCAAAGGGCCGGAATGGTTTGCCGAAAAGTTTGTGGCGTTTTTCCATCCCATCACGGTTTTAGCGCTGTTGGCTACCTTGGTGCTGATTTTTGCGTTTCAGGCCGAGAACATCACGACCCGCTGGTTTCACGTGCTGCTTATTGCGGTGCCCTTGATCATCCAGGTGTACTTCAACTCGTCTCTGACCTACGGTCTTATGAAGCTCTTTCGGGTGCAGTACCCGGTAGCAGCTCCGGGGGCGCTGATTGGCGCGTCCAATTTCTTTGAGCTAGCGGTGGCTACCGCCATTGCCCTCTACGGGCCTGGCTCGGGTGCGGCGTTGGCCACGGTGGTGGGGGTGCTGGTGGAGGTACCGGTGATGCTCTCGGTGTGCCGGTTCTGTCTGGCAACCAGGCATTGGTTTCCCATCGCCCCGGTGGTTGCCCTGGAAAGAACGCCCCAGCTTCGCTAGCTGCAAACTGGGAAGATCGCCAGCGACAACGGCGCTGAAACCCCCGTTTGCGGGGGGCATCTGCTTTTGCCGGTGTATAACCCCTCAGCGGAGATGGCGGCTTTGGCGACGCTGGATGTTGTGGTTTTCAACGGGGGCCGTTGAGGCCTTCAACGGCGCCCCGGTCAGCCCATAACGTCTGGTAAGACCCTCAGCTTTTGAACGTTGGATCGGGCTTTGGGGCTTCCCCCTTTTTCCCCCTTGTGTTACCGTTGAATTATGCAACAGAGCCTTTGGTTGTTGCTTTGTACTACAGGCGTGCTTTATGGCACAACCTCTGCAGCGGACGGGTCGGGGGAACGGGTATGGGCGGGTTAGGGGCGGTGGGCGGGAGCGACCCAAGGAGGAGCAACAGGTGAGGCTGGCGGCAAAGCTTACAGCCATTGTGGCGGTGGGGTTAATCGTGGTCTTTGGAACCATGACGGCCTTAAACCTGTGGCTGCAGGAACGTGCCACTTTGAAGATCTTGCAGCTCAATGGCATGCAGTTGGGCGACATGGTGGTGGCGGCAACGCGGGACGGGATGCTCCATAACGATCGCGAACGGATTCAAGCAACGGTGGAGGCACTCGCCCACCGCGGGGAAATGGGCGTCATCCGCATCATGCGGAAAGACGGCACGATCATGTACTCCAGCCTCCCCGGGGAAATTGGGCAGCGGCTGAGCCTCAACGACGAGCAGTGCGTGGTTTGCCATACCGGCTCGGTCCCGCCGCGGGAACTGCCGCCGGAGCAGCGAACCCGCATGCTCCATGGAAGCGGTGGAAGGGCTCTTGGGGTAATCCAAACCATCCTCAACGAAAAGGAGTGCGCCCAGGCCGCTTGTCACGTCCACCAGGAAACCGAAACGCTCTTGGGAATTCTGGATGTGAACGTGTGGCTGACGCCCCATGAGGAAATCCGCACCAAAAGCGCGGCGGGGATGACGCTGGTGAGCATCCTCGGCATCGTTTTGGGCATTGGGGCTACGGCCTTGGCGGTGCGCCGGCTGGTGCACCTCCGGGTGCGCAAGCTCATTGACCACACGCAAAAGATTGCCTCTGGGGATCTTTCCGCTCGGGTTCCGGAGGTGGGAAACGACGAGCTAACGGATTTGGCAAGGCATTTTAACCGCATGGCCCGGGATTTGGAGGCCGCCCGGGAAGAGCTTTTGGAATGGGGCAGAACGCTAGAAATGCGGGTGGAGGAAAAAGCCCGGGAGCTGGAAAAGGCCAAGGATCACATCTTGCAGGTGGAAAAAATGGCCTCGCTGGGCAAGCTGGCAGCGGTGGTGGCTCACGAAATCAACAACCCTCTTTCCAGCGTGGTGACCTACGCCAAGGTTCTCATCCGCAGGCTGCAAACCCATCAGCTCAGCGAAGAGTGCAAGGAAAACTTGCGCTATTTGGATGCCATTGTTTCTGAGGCAAGTCGCTGTGGGCGCATTGTCAACCAGCTCCTTTCCTTTGCCCGCAAAAAGGATGGCGATTTTAGCCCCACAAACCTCAACGAAGTGGCGGAAAAGGCAGTTTTTCTGGTTCAGCACAAGCTCGACTTGAGCAACGTGAAGGCCGTCATGGAGCTGGCGCCGGACCTTCCATCGGTGATCGCCGATGCCGGGCAGATCCAGCAAGCCCTTATGGCTTTGCTTATCAACGCCGCCGAGGCCATGGCCAGCACGGGCGGGCAAGTGAAGGTCATAACCGCCCGAGCTGACGGAGGGGTTCTCGTTACCGTGGAAGATACCGGACCCGGGATGACCCCCGAGGTGGCCGCCCGCGCTTTCGAGCCGTTTTTTACCACCAAGTCCCAAGGTGGTGTGGGCCTTGGGCTTTCGGTGGTGTACGGGATTGTGGAACGGCACGGCGGGCGCATTGATTTGCAAACCGCCCCGGGCCAGGGGTGCCGGGTCACCATGTTCTTCCCGCTGGTGCCGGCCTCCCACGAGGGAAAGGAGGGGTCATGAACACGAGAAATGCGCGTTTGCTCATCGTGGATGACGAGCTCCACATGCGGGAGTCGTTGGCCCGCTGGTTTCTAGAAGACGGCTACGAGGTGGAAACCGCCGGCGACGCCAAAGCAGCTCTCGCGTTGCTGGGGCGGCAAACCTTTGATGCCATCATCACCGACATTCGCATGCCGGGGATGGATGGCTTGGAGCTTTTGAAGCAAATTAAGGAGGTAAACCCCCACGCCACCATCATCCTCATCACCGCTTACGCTTCGGTGGCTTCCGCGGTGGAAGCGCTTAAGGCCGGCGCTTACGACTACTTGGTGAAGCCCTTCGACCCGGAGGAGCTTTCGCGGGTGGTGGAGCGGGCCTGCGAGCGGGCCCGCTTACAGCAGGAAAACATTGCCTTGAAAGAGCGCCTGGCCGCCGCCGGCCGGGAGCTGGTGGTGGGCGAAAGCGAAGCCATGAAGCGGGTCATGAGCCTCGTGGAAACGGTGGCGCCCACAGAAACCACGGTCATGATTCGCGGCGAATCCGGTACCGGCAAGGAGCTTATTGCCCGCCTCATCCACGCCAACAGCCCCCGGGCCTTTGGCCCCCTGGTGGCGGTGAACTGCGGGGCGCTTCCCGAGGGGGTTTTGGAGTCGGAGCTCTTTGGCCACGAAAGGGGCGCCTTTACCGGCGCTGTGGCCCGGCGAAAGGGCAAGCTGGAGCTGGCAGACGGCGGCACGCTTTTCCTGGACGAAGTGGGGGAAATTTCTCCCAAAGTCCAAGTGGAGCTCCTTCGGGTTCTGGAGGAAAAACAGCTGGTGCGGGTGGGCGGCACCCAGCCAGTGCGGGTGGATTTTCGCGTGGTGTGCGCCACCAACCGCGATCTCGAGCAAGCGGTGCGGGAAGGCACGTTCCGGGAGGACCTCTACTACCGGCTTGCGGTTTTCCGAATTGACCTGCCGCCGCTGCGCGAGCGCAAGGAAGATATCTTGCCCATTGCCAACCACTACCTTAAGAAGTTTGCCGACGCCATGGGCCGTAAGGTCACCGGCTTCTCGCCCAAGGCGCAGGAGCTGTTGCTTTCCTATCCCTGGCCGGGAAATATTCGCGAGCTCATCAACGCTGTGGAGCGGGCGTTGGTGGTTTGCCGGGAAGGCCCTGTGCTCCCCGAGCATTTGCCGATTACCCCGAGTAAGCCGGTTTCTCTCCCCAAAGACGATGACCTTTCCCTGGAGGCGGTGGAGCGTCGCCATATCGAGTACGTGCTGGAGCGCTGCTCCTACAACATCACCCAGGCGGCCAAGCTTTTAGGCATTGACCGGGTGACCCTTTACAACCGCATGCGGCGGTACGGCATCAACTGGCATCAGCGGGAGCGGTAGCGGTGGCCAGGTCTTGGGCCTTAGAGCTGGTGCTCGTGGGTGCGGTGCCGCTAAGCGTTGTGCGAACCCTCCGTGAGGACTTACATCGGCTGCTGCATCATTCGGTTTCTATCGTGCCCCGCAGGCTCGACCCTAGCCCGGCCTTTAACCCCGCTCGCCGCCAGTACGATGCCCTGGCCTTGCTGGATTTGCTCCAGCCCCCTCCCGCGGAAGAGCCGCTTTTGTATTTGGGCATCACCGATGTGGACATCTTTCTTCCGGTCTTTACGTACCTTTTTGGCTTGGCTTCGGCTTCCGGAGGTGCCGGGATCGTTTCCATGTACCGCTTGCTTCCCGAAAACAACGGCAGCCGTCCGGATCCCCAGCTTCTACGGTTGCGCCTGGCCAAAGAAGCACTCCACGAGCTGGGGCACCTGTTTGGTTTGACGCATTGTCCCGTGCCTTGGTGCGTTATGGCTTCGTCCCGCAACGCTGAAGAGGTGGACCTCAAGGACGCCTGGTTTTGTCCCACCTGTGCAAAGCAGCTGGGGGTAATACCGGTTCCCCGAGATCTGGTGATGGAGCTGCTTTCGTGAGCGCTTCGTGAGGATGTGGGCGGAAAGGAGGGAGGTTATGAGCGAAAGAACACACAATCGCTTGGTGAAACTGTTAGAGGCCGCGCTTTTGCTCTTGCTTGGGCTAAGCCCTGGCTGGAGCCTGGCGCAAGGCCAGACCCAGCAGCCCAACCACGCACCCCCCGAGGAGTTGCTGTTTCGCTCCCCTGTTGGGACCGTCAGCTTTCCGCATGCCCTGCATGTGAGTGACCTGGGAGCGGCCTGCACGGACTGCCACCACCCTGCGGCTGCTCCGGCGCTCAACACTCCCCACCCGCAGTGGCTTCCCAAGGCAGGCCATCAGTGCCTGGCGTGCCACGGAAAAAAGGAAACCTTGGGCAAAAGTTACGGGTGCGGTGGCTGTCACAGCCAAACGCTGCCTGCCGGCCACACGGTGATCCCCAGCCGCAAGGTGGCGATCCACCTGGCCTGTGGCCTCTGCCACGAGATGGGCCAAGGGAAGGATGCCAGCAAGGCCTGTGTGAGCTGCCACGCCGGGGAAAAGGCGCCCTGGTGACCAAGGGAGGGAGCATGAACCGAAGAACGTTTCTGACGCTTGCTGCTTCTGCTGCGGCCGCAGCGGCCAGCAGGACTGCCGGAGCGGTGACCTTTCAACGGGAAGAAAGGGAAGAGCAAGAATTCGTCGGGGTTTTGATGGACACCACGCGCTGCATTGGCTGCCGGCAGTGCGAGGTTGCGTGCGCCGAGGTCAACGATTTGCCGGTCCCCAAGCCAGCGGAAGACAACGGCCTGGCTGAGCGCCGCGACACAACACCCGATCGGTTTACGGTGGTCAACGCTTACGAAACTGAAAAGGGCAAGGTGTTCGTTAAGAAGCAATGCCTCCACTGTTGGCAGCCCGCCTGTGCGGCGGCCTGTCCCACCAACGCCATGGAAAAAACCCCGCAGGGGCCGGTCATTTGGCACCCCGATCGCTGCTTGGGTTGCCGCTACTGCATGTTGGCTTGCCCGTTTGAAATCCCAAGGTTTGAGTACTTCAGCGCCAACCCGCGAATTCGCAAGTGCACCATGTGCTTTTCGCGATTGGAGGAAGGCAAAATTCCCGCCTGCGTGGCCGCTTGTCCCATGGATGCGCTGCAGTTCGGCAAGAAGCGCGAGCTCATGGAGATTGCCCGCAGCCGCATTTATCAAAACCCCGACAGCTATGTGCACCACATTTACGGGGAGTTTGAAGCGGGCGGAACGGGCTGGCTTTACCTTTCCAGCGTTCCCTTTGAGCAACTGGGCTTTCGCACCGATTTAGGCACCATGACCTTCCCGGACTACACCCGCGAGTTCCTTTACGCCGTCCCGTTGGTCCTTTTGGGCCTTCCCACGTTGCTTTACGGCCTTTCGGAAATGACCAAAAAGAAGGGAGGGGAGTGACATGCTGGGGGCGCAAACGTGGTCGGCACCATCGCGGTGGCAGTTCATAAAGCAAGAGCTTAAGCCCAAAGGTCCGTTGTGGACCCCGTTTAACATGCTGGCCGCCTTTGTGATTGTTGGTGGCCTCATCATCACCGCCATCCGCTTTGCCAAAGGTTTGGGGGCGGTCACCAACCTCAACCAAACCTACCCTTGGGGCTTGTGGATTGGGTTTGACGTCATCACCGGCGTTGCTTTTGCTGGCGGCGCTTACCTGGTGACGCTTTCGGTTTACGTGCTCCACGCCGAAAAATTCCATCCCATTGTCCGGCCCACGGTGCTCAACGGCTTTCTAAGCTACGTCTTTTATGCCGGTGCTTTGGTCTTGGACTTGGGGCGTCCCTGGCATATCGCCAACCCCATCATTGGCAACAAGTTTGGCTACAACTCGGTGCTGTTCTTGGTTTCTTGGCACTTTTTGCTTTACATGTTGGCCGAGCTTTTGGAGTTTTCCCCGGTGGTGGCGGAATGGCTCAACGCCGAAAAAGCCAAGCGATGGCTTTCCCGGCTGACCCTGGGCGCGGTTATCTTTGGGGTAACCTTGTCCACGTTACATCAGTCGGGTTTAGGTGCTTTGTACCTTTTTGCCAAGCCCAAATTACATCCTCTTTGGTACTCGGAGTTCCTTCCGGTGTTGTTTTTGGCTTCCAGTGTGTTTGCCGGCATTGCCATGATCATCTTTGAGGGCACCATCAGCCACCGGGTCTTTCGCGACAGGATTGACCCCCAACACCACGCTTCTTTTGAGGACATTGTTTTTTCCCTCTCCAAAGGGGCTGCGGTGAGCATGTACGTGTACTTGTTCATGAAGTTCTTGATCTTCGTTCACGGTCAACATTGGAACTACGTGGCCACAAAATGGGGGGCGTGGTTTTTGGTGGAGGTGGTGGTATTTACCCTGATCCCCTGCGCCCTGTTTACCCACGGGTACCGGCAGCAGCGTTTGGACCTGGTGCGCATTGCCGCGGGGATGACGCTGGTGGGCATTCTTCTCAACCGCCTTAACGTGTCGGTCATTGCCTTTAACTGGAACAGCCCCGCCACCTACTACCCCACGGTTTGGGAGGTGTGGGTTTCGCTCATGGTGGTGTTTATGGAAATCCTGGTGTTCCGTTGGGTGGTGAACCGTATGCCGGTGTTGTCATCGGCGACCCACTGAGGAGGAAAGGGCCATGGAGTACTACCACTACGTCAATATCTTTGAAACCAAGGGGCTGGAGTACATCCTGGTTATTTGCTTTCTCATTACCTTGGTTTTGTTCGTGAGCAAGCTGCAAAGGCCTGGAAACAGCAACGGAAAAAAGCAGTTCCCCTGAGCTGCCAACGCCGGCTAGGTGGCTCCTGGGAGGCAACCCCTTGGGGTTGCTTCTTTTTTCAATGGCAGAGGCCCGCGGGTAGTGTTGAAGGTTTGGTCTGCTGTTGAGGTTTACAGCAGTGAGCCGCAAAGCCAACTGTTTTAAGCATGTTTTCGGCGAGTTAGCCGGCCGTTAGGTGTGGAACCTGTTGAGCCTTTTTACATGCGCTTTTAGTGTGCGTTATGAAGCGTATACCTATCTCATTATTAATCAGTCAGTTACGCACTTTTTAACTGCTTGGCACGAACGATGCAAGTGCGAAAGGCGGAGGCGAAGATGAAGCAGCAAACGGCGGCAGGAGCAGCAAAAAAGGCCGTAAGCGAAAAGGCCCGTTGCTGCACAAACCCTCTCCGCCTCCAGGGAGGAAGCCATGACCGTCATCATCGTTGCCATTTCGATCCTCTTGTTTGTCTCCATTGAGGCCATCGGTGTGCTGCTGCGCCGTCGTCGGGTGGAAACGGCAACCGAGAAAATCCGGGCTTTTGCACCGGTGCATGCACCCAAGGGTGTGTTCTTGAGTCCAGGGCACAGCTGGGCGTTCCTTACGCAAACCGGAGAGCTACGGCTGGGAGTGGACGAGCTGCTGGCCCAAGCGTTGGGCGGGGCCGACCGGGTCGAGCTGCCCAAGCCGGGAACGACCCTGCGGAAAGGGGAGCCCATGGCCAAAATCCACCGCCTGTCCCGCACCCTTACTGTACCTTCCCCGGTGGACGGCACGGTGGTCGCGGTCAATGAGACCGTGGCCCGCGGTCCTGTCCCGCTGGATGCCGACCCGTACGGGGCTTTTTGGTTCGTAACCGCT comes from the Thermoanaerobaculum aquaticum genome and includes:
- a CDS encoding 4Fe-4S binding protein: MKRPYRWTPLRRTVQALVALFYFALPWLNRWGFRGLMGNLASLKVGPVDLAEPASALSVVLAAGKVTGQILLAALPVLALALVMGPVFCSWVCPWGFLSEGLDNLKIRTLHLHRTWTAEGYRKLRPLRVVGLFVFLLASFLLASPLVALLAPPRLLTALPQELFYLGVRPWVTGSLLVLWLVAELLLPRRWVCRALCPVGTLWNFLRTPWTLAVRFDPSLCVDPKVAPCHLHCPWGIDPRSMGRFDGCTNCLRCVEGCPSHALEVGFRPSAGRPPGKSGE
- a CDS encoding DUF2339 domain-containing protein; its protein translation is MGWEGLVFLFFAVLILGIPVTALIVALQAAGRARQAIQHVQQLSEQLARLQQMGLPAEKPKPTPKPEEAPAPSQPPAPAPAVSPTTPSAPTVTPATPVTPSSPLPAPPETPGPKPSLEERIGVTWFTRLGAAVLILGAMYFFKYAVDNNWIGPWGRVALGAGLGAAVLIFAEKLSDRVHRGYLQGLLGVGLSLLYVSSFAAYGFYRLVPVLVAFVALTVVAGLGGLLAYRYRSQVTLVMALLAALANPVLLSTGEDRPLGLAAYLLLVTTAAFFVAVPLRFRWAVWLAVFGSVVLGVAWFARFFDVSPPALDAVTGMPVPGSAGAYWTLSARAVPLLAVAAFCAQWVMVAGAARRREWTSLAPQALLLAGVVYLHWGWGALLADRPPALAAAMVVAAGVAVSVLRGGENLPLLGLPLAVSFLILAVRTSGARKEPLIMLVLAGAWLSVYAVNLVLAARRTAGSATVGVAWKILAVAGGLALAVMVLVSLPHHPELLAGAAVLTCLALVLLGEWAEKTWLAWPAGLVAAFGWFLGAPKTKPPEPVFLALAALWAGVYLAAAGRELLRRGEEAARGVVVAAVAAPAAFVAVLLRATPAEAGTTRALVSAAAALAVFAVGVFTLRRHPEARGAASALLGEGVALAALAVVLAFSGVTVTLLWALLAAAVAVLAARARDRRWLLGAGVLFLLSLGRVVFVDAQAPRRELARFLATAGREGALQPTPLLNPKALALAGVAVALLVAARSLGREEASGPWRLSAGICLVIAHGLLLGLVIRESQRLVTQLPRLPAKDVTRDEFGVFWAQAQKSLAAQRTKLAVTATLAMGGYGAVLLGLGFALRELLHRWLGLTVLSLTLGKLVFWDIWRLPRLSQVLVLVAVGVLLLGAGFLYARFGPRLFGFLRTGAGLWVLLAWPADPGGAVEVRQFAFKATAVVAAPGLATVPVPPELYRASRSPGDFADLRILGAGGQEVPWVLRNIPAPQAATDLPVELLDPVVFPDGSSQATFDVGESPAPHNQLTLQLEGNEFLRHWVVEVSEDRRQWGKLSEGVVFRVTSDGVVSQRVEVAYPRSAARYLRVTLKGEAGKPPVPVTGGALHFRPPESSEPLGRIPLVLVRREENPSSRLTAFYLDAGASGVPLHQLTLEVADARFERRVTVQGSEGGSLWVPVGGGVLYRAGGAEGLQLPVTTSKRYLRLMVENGDNPPLTLQAAWGEYRLQQLLFEAKTPGSYALYLGAPDLQAPSYDLAASLSRMPTVDSHEAPLGPVLPNPAFAPEAPLPFRPFSERYRMVNAGALLLLLAGLAFWAWRLLRQVRPDAQER
- the arsB gene encoding ACR3 family arsenite efflux transporter encodes the protein MSQETKTMNVFERYLTLWVALCMVVGVALGKLFPGLTSSLRGLEFGEGSQINVPIAVLIWLMIYPMMLKIDFGSIARVSRKPRGLLITMVVNWLVKPFSMAVIGWLFFKKVFLPLIGPELASQYIAGVIILAAAPCTAMVFVWSYLSDGDPAYTLVQVSVNDLIMLVAFAPIVKLLVSGATDLQVPFKVLLYSVLVFVVIPLAAGSLTRWWFIRSKGPEWFAEKFVAFFHPITVLALLATLVLIFAFQAENITTRWFHVLLIAVPLIIQVYFNSSLTYGLMKLFRVQYPVAAPGALIGASNFFELAVATAIALYGPGSGAALATVVGVLVEVPVMLSVCRFCLATRHWFPIAPVVALERTPQLR
- a CDS encoding sensor histidine kinase; this translates as MRLAAKLTAIVAVGLIVVFGTMTALNLWLQERATLKILQLNGMQLGDMVVAATRDGMLHNDRERIQATVEALAHRGEMGVIRIMRKDGTIMYSSLPGEIGQRLSLNDEQCVVCHTGSVPPRELPPEQRTRMLHGSGGRALGVIQTILNEKECAQAACHVHQETETLLGILDVNVWLTPHEEIRTKSAAGMTLVSILGIVLGIGATALAVRRLVHLRVRKLIDHTQKIASGDLSARVPEVGNDELTDLARHFNRMARDLEAAREELLEWGRTLEMRVEEKARELEKAKDHILQVEKMASLGKLAAVVAHEINNPLSSVVTYAKVLIRRLQTHQLSEECKENLRYLDAIVSEASRCGRIVNQLLSFARKKDGDFSPTNLNEVAEKAVFLVQHKLDLSNVKAVMELAPDLPSVIADAGQIQQALMALLINAAEAMASTGGQVKVITARADGGVLVTVEDTGPGMTPEVAARAFEPFFTTKSQGGVGLGLSVVYGIVERHGGRIDLQTAPGQGCRVTMFFPLVPASHEGKEGS